The following proteins are co-located in the Pseudoalteromonas sp. N1230-9 genome:
- a CDS encoding metallophosphoesterase, which yields MNCQVVLQNQTQVKLQLDKNKRVFVIGDLDADLAKFEQALKSVNFDKNHDVLFSLGDVIDRGNDSVKLLQRFIELGVYMSLGNHEHMLLESLLAHDEAYFSLWVKNGGRWHIDASDDELEFVCNYLRKRPLSYLLDYQGVKIGLSHTVSHNWNWLVPSKNKQFAVSALLWERTIAKQKIVEDNLSVDFSIHGHNTTQRAYWLGNTYHIDTNYLGGKPTIVELEPLINQYKAF from the coding sequence GTGAATTGCCAAGTTGTATTACAAAACCAAACGCAAGTTAAACTTCAGTTAGATAAAAACAAGCGGGTCTTTGTTATTGGCGATTTAGATGCTGACTTAGCAAAATTTGAACAAGCGCTTAAATCTGTTAATTTTGATAAAAATCACGATGTGCTGTTTTCGCTTGGTGATGTTATAGATAGAGGTAATGATAGCGTAAAGCTTCTTCAACGCTTTATTGAGTTGGGTGTTTACATGTCATTGGGTAATCACGAACATATGTTGCTGGAATCATTATTGGCACATGATGAAGCCTACTTTTCGTTATGGGTTAAAAATGGTGGTCGCTGGCATATAGATGCAAGTGATGATGAACTTGAATTTGTTTGCAATTACTTACGCAAACGCCCTCTTTCATATTTGTTAGATTATCAAGGTGTTAAAATAGGTTTATCACACACTGTATCGCATAATTGGAATTGGTTGGTCCCTTCGAAAAATAAACAATTTGCTGTGTCTGCACTTTTGTGGGAACGAACAATAGCAAAGCAGAAGATAGTTGAAGATAACCTGAGCGTTGATTTTTCTATCCATGGTCATAACACAACTCAACGCGCCTATTGGCTTGGCAACACTTATCATATAGATACCAACTACCTTGGCGGGAAGCCAACGATTGTAGAGCTTGAACCTTTAATTAATCAGTACAAAGCCTTTTAA
- a CDS encoding tRNA-(ms[2]io[6]A)-hydroxylase translates to MFELKYHTPFEWTEGVLADFDTFLQDHAAAEKKASGMAMSMLSHYPDRRKLVKAMTDLALEEMIHFKQVLKLLMERDVSLGNDQKDPYIKNIRALFRNGRDEFLMDRLLVAGVIEARGHERFSLVAEALPAGKEKDFYVAIAKSEEKHKNLFVELAYEYFDKAEVDTRLEEILVAEAEICKQIPFTAALH, encoded by the coding sequence ATGTTTGAATTAAAATATCACACGCCATTTGAATGGACTGAAGGTGTTCTTGCAGACTTTGATACCTTCTTGCAAGACCATGCCGCAGCTGAAAAAAAAGCTTCTGGTATGGCTATGTCAATGCTATCTCATTATCCAGATCGTCGTAAGCTGGTTAAAGCTATGACTGATTTAGCTTTAGAAGAGATGATTCATTTTAAACAAGTACTCAAGCTTTTAATGGAACGTGATGTTTCATTAGGTAATGATCAAAAAGATCCTTATATTAAGAATATTCGCGCATTATTCAGAAACGGCCGTGATGAGTTTTTAATGGACCGTTTATTAGTCGCTGGCGTCATTGAAGCGCGAGGTCATGAACGCTTCTCTTTAGTTGCAGAGGCACTTCCTGCTGGTAAAGAAAAAGATTTTTATGTAGCTATCGCTAAATCTGAAGAAAAACATAAAAACTTATTTGTAGAACTTGCATACGAATACTTTGACAAAGCAGAAGTGGATACAAGATTAGAAGAGATCCTCGTTGCTGAAGCAGAAATTTGTAAGCAAATTCCATTTACAGCTGCACTGCATTAA